A part of Oncorhynchus masou masou isolate Uvic2021 chromosome 30, UVic_Omas_1.1, whole genome shotgun sequence genomic DNA contains:
- the LOC135521776 gene encoding lens epithelial cell protein LEP503-like: MHPQRPLPQAMPSSLGQNLRDMAMGLGRGKNFLGGNIAYGFIQSLKECLYFVLCCWCIKEILD; the protein is encoded by the coding sequence ATGCACCCCCAGCGTCCTCTCCCCCAGGCAATGCCCTCCTCCCTCGGGCAGAACCTGCGTGACATGGCCATGGGCCTAGGCAGAGGGAAGAACTTCCTTGGTGGGAACATTGCCTACGGCTTCATCCAGTCCCTCAAGGAGTGCCTCTACTTCGTACTCTGCTGCTGGTGCATCAAGGAgatactggactga
- the LOC135521774 gene encoding SHC-transforming protein 1-like isoform X3 produces MEYVDMNRLGGASRRARVEGGQLGGDEWTRHGSFVNKPTRGWLHSDHVVSTTGVAYSVRYMGCVEVLQSMRALDFNTRTQVTREAISVVCEAVPGAKGAQRKRKPSSRCMTSILGKRNLQFAGMTISLTVSTSSLNLLASDCKQIIANHHMQSISFASGGDPDTAEYVAYVAKDPVNQRACHILECSEGLAQEVISTIGQAFELRFKQYLKNPPKLVTPHDRMAPFDGSAWEEEEDEGAPPPADVPYYNNFPGKQPPPGGLVDMRARPGATLPYGQPGQNDIHKQPLPPLPMGAKEGGRDLCDDPSYVNVDKPRPATAAANGNAHRDAFDMKPFDDSLGVSGLGVSTAPPLVEQLQCEAWFHGSLSRRQAERLLTRDGDFLVRESGTTPGQYVLTGQQGGQPKHLLLVDPEGVVRTKDHHFESVSHLISYHMDNRLPIVSAGSEVCLQQPVEHRA; encoded by the exons ATGGAATATGTG GATATGAACCGGCTGGGTGGGGCGTCCAGGAGGGCGCGGGTGGAGGGGGGGCAGCTGGGGGGAGATGAGTGGACACGCCACGGCTCCTTCGTCAACAAGCCCACCAGAGGATGGCTACACTCAGACCATGTGGTCAGCACCACTGGGGTCGCCTACTCAGTACGG TATATGGGCTGTGTGGAGGTGCTACAGTCTATGAGGGCGCTGGACTTCAACACCAGAACTCAGGTCACCAG AGAGGCTATCTCAGTGGTGTGTGAGGCAGTGCCTGGAGCCAAAGGAGCCCAACGCAAGAGAAAG ccgTCGTCTCGCTGTATGACGTCCATTCTGGGGAAACGTAACCTGCAGTTTGCTGGGATGACCATCAGCCTGACGGTCTCTACCAGCAGCCTCAACCTGCTGGCCTCCGACTGCAAACAG ATAATTGCAAATCATCACATGCAGTCCATCTCTTTCGCTTCTGGAGGAGACCCA gACACAGCAGAGTATGTAGCATACGTGGCCAAAGACCCAGTCAACCAGAGAG CGTGTCATATCCTGGAGTGTTCGGAGGGCTTGGCCCAGGAAGTCATCAGTACGATAGGGCAGGCCTTCGAACTACGCTTCAAACAGTACCTGAAGAACCCCCCCAAACTGGTCACCCCccatgacag GATGGCTCCATTTGACGGCTCAGcgtgggaggaagaggaagatgagggaGCACCGCCCCCTGCAGATGTTCCGTACTATAATAACTTCCCCGGGAAACAACCTCCTCCTGGTGGACTGGTGGACATGAGGGCCCGCCCTGGGGCTACGCTG cccTATGGACAGCCGGGTCAGAATGATATTCACAAGCAGCCGCTTCCCCCTCTACCAA TGGGAGCAAAGGAGGGAGGGCGGGACCTGTGTGATGACCCTTCATACGTCAATGTGGATAAACCCCGCCCCGCAACAGCTGCAGCTAATGGCAATGCTCACAGAGATGCGTTCGACATGA AGCCATTTGATGATTCCCTGGGTGTATCAGGTCTGGGGGTCTCAACGGCGCCCCCTCTGGTGGAACAGCTGCAGTGCGAGGCCTGGTTCCACGGCAGCCTGAGTCGCAGGCAGGCTGAGAGACTGCTGACCCGTGACGGAGACTTCCTGGTCCGAGAGTCAGGCACCACCCCTGGACAGTACGTCCTGACTGGACAACAGGGGGGTCAGCCCAAACACCTACTACTGGTCGACCCAGAGGGAGTG GTACGTACCAAAGACCACCACTTTGAGAGTGTGAGCCACCTGATCAGTTACCACATGGACAACAGACTGCCCATCGTATCAGCAGGCAGTGAGGTGTGTCTGCAACAACCAGTGGAGCACAgggcctga
- the LOC135521774 gene encoding SHC-transforming protein 1-like isoform X2, which translates to MGALRLGVSATLLPGLKVSSRPQQAQAPMGSSGGNSSSSPTPHPPPCLTAPSPPHRPPLQDMNRLGGASRRARVEGGQLGGDEWTRHGSFVNKPTRGWLHSDHVVSTTGVAYSVRYMGCVEVLQSMRALDFNTRTQVTREAISVVCEAVPGAKGAQRKRKPSSRCMTSILGKRNLQFAGMTISLTVSTSSLNLLASDCKQIIANHHMQSISFASGGDPDTAEYVAYVAKDPVNQRACHILECSEGLAQEVISTIGQAFELRFKQYLKNPPKLVTPHDRMAPFDGSAWEEEEDEGAPPPADVPYYNNFPGKQPPPGGLVDMRARPGATLPYGQPGQNDIHKQPLPPLPMGAKEGGRDLCDDPSYVNVDKPRPATAAANGNAHRDAFDMKPFDDSLGVSGLGVSTAPPLVEQLQCEAWFHGSLSRRQAERLLTRDGDFLVRESGTTPGQYVLTGQQGGQPKHLLLVDPEGVVRTKDHHFESVSHLISYHMDNRLPIVSAGSEVCLQQPVEHRA; encoded by the exons ATGGGAGCCCTTCGCCTGGGTGTCTCTGCTACTCTACTCCCAGGCCTCAAGGTCTCCAGCAGGCCTCAGCAGGCTCAAGCCCCCATGGGGTCTTCAGGGGGTAACAGTTCCAGCTCTCCCACTCCTCACCCCCCTCCCTGTTTAacagccccctctcccccccatcGCCCCCCTCTGCAGGATATGAACCGGCTGGGTGGGGCGTCCAGGAGGGCGCGGGTGGAGGGGGGGCAGCTGGGGGGAGATGAGTGGACACGCCACGGCTCCTTCGTCAACAAGCCCACCAGAGGATGGCTACACTCAGACCATGTGGTCAGCACCACTGGGGTCGCCTACTCAGTACGG TATATGGGCTGTGTGGAGGTGCTACAGTCTATGAGGGCGCTGGACTTCAACACCAGAACTCAGGTCACCAG AGAGGCTATCTCAGTGGTGTGTGAGGCAGTGCCTGGAGCCAAAGGAGCCCAACGCAAGAGAAAG ccgTCGTCTCGCTGTATGACGTCCATTCTGGGGAAACGTAACCTGCAGTTTGCTGGGATGACCATCAGCCTGACGGTCTCTACCAGCAGCCTCAACCTGCTGGCCTCCGACTGCAAACAG ATAATTGCAAATCATCACATGCAGTCCATCTCTTTCGCTTCTGGAGGAGACCCA gACACAGCAGAGTATGTAGCATACGTGGCCAAAGACCCAGTCAACCAGAGAG CGTGTCATATCCTGGAGTGTTCGGAGGGCTTGGCCCAGGAAGTCATCAGTACGATAGGGCAGGCCTTCGAACTACGCTTCAAACAGTACCTGAAGAACCCCCCCAAACTGGTCACCCCccatgacag GATGGCTCCATTTGACGGCTCAGcgtgggaggaagaggaagatgagggaGCACCGCCCCCTGCAGATGTTCCGTACTATAATAACTTCCCCGGGAAACAACCTCCTCCTGGTGGACTGGTGGACATGAGGGCCCGCCCTGGGGCTACGCTG cccTATGGACAGCCGGGTCAGAATGATATTCACAAGCAGCCGCTTCCCCCTCTACCAA TGGGAGCAAAGGAGGGAGGGCGGGACCTGTGTGATGACCCTTCATACGTCAATGTGGATAAACCCCGCCCCGCAACAGCTGCAGCTAATGGCAATGCTCACAGAGATGCGTTCGACATGA AGCCATTTGATGATTCCCTGGGTGTATCAGGTCTGGGGGTCTCAACGGCGCCCCCTCTGGTGGAACAGCTGCAGTGCGAGGCCTGGTTCCACGGCAGCCTGAGTCGCAGGCAGGCTGAGAGACTGCTGACCCGTGACGGAGACTTCCTGGTCCGAGAGTCAGGCACCACCCCTGGACAGTACGTCCTGACTGGACAACAGGGGGGTCAGCCCAAACACCTACTACTGGTCGACCCAGAGGGAGTG GTACGTACCAAAGACCACCACTTTGAGAGTGTGAGCCACCTGATCAGTTACCACATGGACAACAGACTGCCCATCGTATCAGCAGGCAGTGAGGTGTGTCTGCAACAACCAGTGGAGCACAgggcctga
- the LOC135521774 gene encoding SHC-transforming protein 1-like isoform X4: MNRLGGASRRARVEGGQLGGDEWTRHGSFVNKPTRGWLHSDHVVSTTGVAYSVRYMGCVEVLQSMRALDFNTRTQVTREAISVVCEAVPGAKGAQRKRKPSSRCMTSILGKRNLQFAGMTISLTVSTSSLNLLASDCKQIIANHHMQSISFASGGDPDTAEYVAYVAKDPVNQRACHILECSEGLAQEVISTIGQAFELRFKQYLKNPPKLVTPHDRMAPFDGSAWEEEEDEGAPPPADVPYYNNFPGKQPPPGGLVDMRARPGATLPYGQPGQNDIHKQPLPPLPMGAKEGGRDLCDDPSYVNVDKPRPATAAANGNAHRDAFDMKPFDDSLGVSGLGVSTAPPLVEQLQCEAWFHGSLSRRQAERLLTRDGDFLVRESGTTPGQYVLTGQQGGQPKHLLLVDPEGVVRTKDHHFESVSHLISYHMDNRLPIVSAGSEVCLQQPVEHRA, from the exons ATGAACCGGCTGGGTGGGGCGTCCAGGAGGGCGCGGGTGGAGGGGGGGCAGCTGGGGGGAGATGAGTGGACACGCCACGGCTCCTTCGTCAACAAGCCCACCAGAGGATGGCTACACTCAGACCATGTGGTCAGCACCACTGGGGTCGCCTACTCAGTACGG TATATGGGCTGTGTGGAGGTGCTACAGTCTATGAGGGCGCTGGACTTCAACACCAGAACTCAGGTCACCAG AGAGGCTATCTCAGTGGTGTGTGAGGCAGTGCCTGGAGCCAAAGGAGCCCAACGCAAGAGAAAG ccgTCGTCTCGCTGTATGACGTCCATTCTGGGGAAACGTAACCTGCAGTTTGCTGGGATGACCATCAGCCTGACGGTCTCTACCAGCAGCCTCAACCTGCTGGCCTCCGACTGCAAACAG ATAATTGCAAATCATCACATGCAGTCCATCTCTTTCGCTTCTGGAGGAGACCCA gACACAGCAGAGTATGTAGCATACGTGGCCAAAGACCCAGTCAACCAGAGAG CGTGTCATATCCTGGAGTGTTCGGAGGGCTTGGCCCAGGAAGTCATCAGTACGATAGGGCAGGCCTTCGAACTACGCTTCAAACAGTACCTGAAGAACCCCCCCAAACTGGTCACCCCccatgacag GATGGCTCCATTTGACGGCTCAGcgtgggaggaagaggaagatgagggaGCACCGCCCCCTGCAGATGTTCCGTACTATAATAACTTCCCCGGGAAACAACCTCCTCCTGGTGGACTGGTGGACATGAGGGCCCGCCCTGGGGCTACGCTG cccTATGGACAGCCGGGTCAGAATGATATTCACAAGCAGCCGCTTCCCCCTCTACCAA TGGGAGCAAAGGAGGGAGGGCGGGACCTGTGTGATGACCCTTCATACGTCAATGTGGATAAACCCCGCCCCGCAACAGCTGCAGCTAATGGCAATGCTCACAGAGATGCGTTCGACATGA AGCCATTTGATGATTCCCTGGGTGTATCAGGTCTGGGGGTCTCAACGGCGCCCCCTCTGGTGGAACAGCTGCAGTGCGAGGCCTGGTTCCACGGCAGCCTGAGTCGCAGGCAGGCTGAGAGACTGCTGACCCGTGACGGAGACTTCCTGGTCCGAGAGTCAGGCACCACCCCTGGACAGTACGTCCTGACTGGACAACAGGGGGGTCAGCCCAAACACCTACTACTGGTCGACCCAGAGGGAGTG GTACGTACCAAAGACCACCACTTTGAGAGTGTGAGCCACCTGATCAGTTACCACATGGACAACAGACTGCCCATCGTATCAGCAGGCAGTGAGGTGTGTCTGCAACAACCAGTGGAGCACAgggcctga
- the LOC135521774 gene encoding SHC-transforming protein 1-like isoform X1 gives MMELVPKTKYTHFRSESLSSNDDTNSNPLSLTPPGLPSSLSSSSSLTPILPPSSPCRAENSPTTLCSFFPRMGALRLGVSATLLPGLKVSSRPQQAQAPMGSSGGNSSSSPTPHPPPCLTAPSPPHRPPLQDMNRLGGASRRARVEGGQLGGDEWTRHGSFVNKPTRGWLHSDHVVSTTGVAYSVRYMGCVEVLQSMRALDFNTRTQVTREAISVVCEAVPGAKGAQRKRKPSSRCMTSILGKRNLQFAGMTISLTVSTSSLNLLASDCKQIIANHHMQSISFASGGDPDTAEYVAYVAKDPVNQRACHILECSEGLAQEVISTIGQAFELRFKQYLKNPPKLVTPHDRMAPFDGSAWEEEEDEGAPPPADVPYYNNFPGKQPPPGGLVDMRARPGATLPYGQPGQNDIHKQPLPPLPMGAKEGGRDLCDDPSYVNVDKPRPATAAANGNAHRDAFDMKPFDDSLGVSGLGVSTAPPLVEQLQCEAWFHGSLSRRQAERLLTRDGDFLVRESGTTPGQYVLTGQQGGQPKHLLLVDPEGVVRTKDHHFESVSHLISYHMDNRLPIVSAGSEVCLQQPVEHRA, from the exons ATGATGGAGCTGGTCCCTAAAACTAAGTACACTCACTTCCGGAGTGAATCTCTCAGTTCGAATGACGATACCAACTCCAACCCTTTGTCCCTCACACCTCCTGGgctaccctcctccctctcctcctcctcctctctcacccccatcctccccccttcctccccctgccGGGCTGAGAACAGCCCCACCACGCTCTGTTCCTTCTTCCCCAGGATGGGAGCCCTTCGCCTGGGTGTCTCTGCTACTCTACTCCCAGGCCTCAAGGTCTCCAGCAGGCCTCAGCAGGCTCAAGCCCCCATGGGGTCTTCAGGGGGTAACAGTTCCAGCTCTCCCACTCCTCACCCCCCTCCCTGTTTAacagccccctctcccccccatcGCCCCCCTCTGCAGGATATGAACCGGCTGGGTGGGGCGTCCAGGAGGGCGCGGGTGGAGGGGGGGCAGCTGGGGGGAGATGAGTGGACACGCCACGGCTCCTTCGTCAACAAGCCCACCAGAGGATGGCTACACTCAGACCATGTGGTCAGCACCACTGGGGTCGCCTACTCAGTACGG TATATGGGCTGTGTGGAGGTGCTACAGTCTATGAGGGCGCTGGACTTCAACACCAGAACTCAGGTCACCAG AGAGGCTATCTCAGTGGTGTGTGAGGCAGTGCCTGGAGCCAAAGGAGCCCAACGCAAGAGAAAG ccgTCGTCTCGCTGTATGACGTCCATTCTGGGGAAACGTAACCTGCAGTTTGCTGGGATGACCATCAGCCTGACGGTCTCTACCAGCAGCCTCAACCTGCTGGCCTCCGACTGCAAACAG ATAATTGCAAATCATCACATGCAGTCCATCTCTTTCGCTTCTGGAGGAGACCCA gACACAGCAGAGTATGTAGCATACGTGGCCAAAGACCCAGTCAACCAGAGAG CGTGTCATATCCTGGAGTGTTCGGAGGGCTTGGCCCAGGAAGTCATCAGTACGATAGGGCAGGCCTTCGAACTACGCTTCAAACAGTACCTGAAGAACCCCCCCAAACTGGTCACCCCccatgacag GATGGCTCCATTTGACGGCTCAGcgtgggaggaagaggaagatgagggaGCACCGCCCCCTGCAGATGTTCCGTACTATAATAACTTCCCCGGGAAACAACCTCCTCCTGGTGGACTGGTGGACATGAGGGCCCGCCCTGGGGCTACGCTG cccTATGGACAGCCGGGTCAGAATGATATTCACAAGCAGCCGCTTCCCCCTCTACCAA TGGGAGCAAAGGAGGGAGGGCGGGACCTGTGTGATGACCCTTCATACGTCAATGTGGATAAACCCCGCCCCGCAACAGCTGCAGCTAATGGCAATGCTCACAGAGATGCGTTCGACATGA AGCCATTTGATGATTCCCTGGGTGTATCAGGTCTGGGGGTCTCAACGGCGCCCCCTCTGGTGGAACAGCTGCAGTGCGAGGCCTGGTTCCACGGCAGCCTGAGTCGCAGGCAGGCTGAGAGACTGCTGACCCGTGACGGAGACTTCCTGGTCCGAGAGTCAGGCACCACCCCTGGACAGTACGTCCTGACTGGACAACAGGGGGGTCAGCCCAAACACCTACTACTGGTCGACCCAGAGGGAGTG GTACGTACCAAAGACCACCACTTTGAGAGTGTGAGCCACCTGATCAGTTACCACATGGACAACAGACTGCCCATCGTATCAGCAGGCAGTGAGGTGTGTCTGCAACAACCAGTGGAGCACAgggcctga